The Mangrovivirga cuniculi genomic sequence AGATCAAAAAGCATCAGCCAGATCTATTATTTTTAGACATTCAGATGCCAGGAAAAACCGGATTTGAATTATTAGAAATGCTTGAAGTTGTACCGAAGGTAATTTTTACAACAGCTTATGATGAATATGCTCTTAAAGCATTTGAAGTAAATGCGCTTGATTATCTTTTAAAGCCGATTCAATCTGATCGCTTAAAAGAAACTATACTCAAGATTCAGGAAGGTGAAGAAGAACAATCAGATGACGAAGCTACTTCAGGTTCATCAACCGAAAAATTATCACAAGATGACCAGGTTTTTGTCAAAGACGGAGAGAGATGTTGGTTTGTTAAACTATCGGATATAAGGCTTTTTGAGTCAGATGGAAATTATATAAAGGTTTATTTTGATAATAATAAGCCAATGATACATAAAAGCTTAAATGCCCTGGATGAAAAATTAGATGATAAA encodes the following:
- a CDS encoding LytR/AlgR family response regulator transcription factor, with the protein product MKAIIVDDERLARVELTSLLKNFDQIEIVDEAVNADDAYDKIKKHQPDLLFLDIQMPGKTGFELLEMLEVVPKVIFTTAYDEYALKAFEVNALDYLLKPIQSDRLKETILKIQEGEEEQSDDEATSGSSTEKLSQDDQVFVKDGERCWFVKLSDIRLFESDGNYIKVYFDNNKPMIHKSLNALDEKLDDKAFFRASRKHIINLNWIENIEPWFNGGLLVKLKGGEKIEVSRRQAAKFKDMMSL